In the Arachis ipaensis cultivar K30076 chromosome B10, Araip1.1, whole genome shotgun sequence genome, one interval contains:
- the LOC107623425 gene encoding peptidyl-prolyl cis-trans isomerase CYP40 isoform X2, with product MGRRRCFLDVSIGEELEGRIVVELFNDVVPKTAENFRALCTGDKGIAPNTGVPLHFKGSCFHRIIKGFMIQGGDISAGDGTGGESIYGLKFEDENFELKHERKGMLSMANSGPNTNGSQFFITTTRTSHLDDLDESPNELEWWTESVNNIKTFGNDYYKKQDYKMAQKKYRKALRYLDICWEKEGIDEEKSSGLRKTKSQIFTNSSACKLKLGDLKGALLDTEFAVRDGENNAKALFRQGQAYMALHDIDAAVESFKKALTLEPHDAGIKKELAAARKKIADRRDKEKKAYSKMFQ from the exons atgggaaGAAGAAGGTGCTTCTTGGACGTAAGCATAGGTGAAGAGCTTGAAGGAAGGATAGTGGTTGAGCTCTTCAACGACGTCGTTCCCAAAACTGCTGAGAATTTCAGAGCTCTCTGCACCGGCGATAAGGGCATTGCTCCCAACACCGGAGTCCCCCTCCATTTCAAG GGGTCATGCTTTCATCGTATTATTAAGGGTTTTATGATCCAAGGAGGCGATATTTCTGCTGGAGATGGTACTGGAGGAGAATCTATATATGGACTGAAGTTTGaagatgaaaattttgaattgaagcaTGAAAGGAAAGGGATGCTATCAATGGCAAACTCTGGTCCAAATACGAATGGGTCTCAGTTCTTTATCACCACTACTCGAACTTCTCATCTAGATG ATCTTGATGAGAGTCCTAATGAACTTGAATGGTGGACGGAATCTGTTAACAACATTAAAACTTTTGGTAACGATTATTACAAG AAACAAGATTACAAAATGGCTCAAAAGAAGTATCGAAAGGCTTTGCGCTACCTAGATATTTGTTGGGAAAAAGAGGGGATTGATGAAG AGAAAAGTTCAGGTTTGAGAAAGACGAAATCTCAGATTTTTACAAACAGCTCT GCTTGTAAATTGAAATTAGGCGATCTCAAAGGAGCATTGTTGGATACCGAATTTGCAGTGCGTGATGGAGAGAATAATGCCAAAGCTTTGTTCCGCCAAGGTCAG GCATACATGGCACTCCATGACATTGATGCTGCCGTTGAAAGCTTTAAGAAGGCATTGACCTTGGAGCCACACGATG CTGGAATAAAAAAGGAACTTGCTGCTGCGaggaagaag ATAGCTGATAGGCGCGATAAAGAGAAAAAGGCATATAGCAAGATGTTCCAATAA
- the LOC107623425 gene encoding peptidyl-prolyl cis-trans isomerase CYP40 isoform X1, whose translation MGRRRCFLDVSIGEELEGRIVVELFNDVVPKTAENFRALCTGDKGIAPNTGVPLHFKGSCFHRIIKGFMIQGGDISAGDGTGGESIYGLKFEDENFELKHERKGMLSMANSGPNTNGSQFFITTTRTSHLDGKHVVFGKVVKGMGVVRSIEHVTTGDDDCPTLDVKIVDCGEIPEGEDDGISNFFKDGDTYPDWPADLDESPNELEWWTESVNNIKTFGNDYYKKQDYKMAQKKYRKALRYLDICWEKEGIDEEKSSGLRKTKSQIFTNSSACKLKLGDLKGALLDTEFAVRDGENNAKALFRQGQAYMALHDIDAAVESFKKALTLEPHDAGIKKELAAARKKIADRRDKEKKAYSKMFQ comes from the exons atgggaaGAAGAAGGTGCTTCTTGGACGTAAGCATAGGTGAAGAGCTTGAAGGAAGGATAGTGGTTGAGCTCTTCAACGACGTCGTTCCCAAAACTGCTGAGAATTTCAGAGCTCTCTGCACCGGCGATAAGGGCATTGCTCCCAACACCGGAGTCCCCCTCCATTTCAAG GGGTCATGCTTTCATCGTATTATTAAGGGTTTTATGATCCAAGGAGGCGATATTTCTGCTGGAGATGGTACTGGAGGAGAATCTATATATGGACTGAAGTTTGaagatgaaaattttgaattgaagcaTGAAAGGAAAGGGATGCTATCAATGGCAAACTCTGGTCCAAATACGAATGGGTCTCAGTTCTTTATCACCACTACTCGAACTTCTCATCTAGATGGTAAGCATGTTGTATTTGGGAAAGTAGTTAAGGGAATGGGAGTGGTCCGTTCGATTGAGCATGTTACTACTGGAGATGATGACTGTCCCACTCTTGATGTAAAAATTGTGGATTGTGGAGAAATTCCTGAAGGAGAAGATGATGGAATCTCCAACTTTTTCAAAGATGGTGATACTTATCCTGATTGGCCAGCAGATCTTGATGAGAGTCCTAATGAACTTGAATGGTGGACGGAATCTGTTAACAACATTAAAACTTTTGGTAACGATTATTACAAG AAACAAGATTACAAAATGGCTCAAAAGAAGTATCGAAAGGCTTTGCGCTACCTAGATATTTGTTGGGAAAAAGAGGGGATTGATGAAG AGAAAAGTTCAGGTTTGAGAAAGACGAAATCTCAGATTTTTACAAACAGCTCT GCTTGTAAATTGAAATTAGGCGATCTCAAAGGAGCATTGTTGGATACCGAATTTGCAGTGCGTGATGGAGAGAATAATGCCAAAGCTTTGTTCCGCCAAGGTCAG GCATACATGGCACTCCATGACATTGATGCTGCCGTTGAAAGCTTTAAGAAGGCATTGACCTTGGAGCCACACGATG CTGGAATAAAAAAGGAACTTGCTGCTGCGaggaagaag ATAGCTGATAGGCGCGATAAAGAGAAAAAGGCATATAGCAAGATGTTCCAATAA